In Phragmites australis chromosome 16, lpPhrAust1.1, whole genome shotgun sequence, one DNA window encodes the following:
- the LOC133894765 gene encoding germin-like protein 8-14 — protein sequence MAKMVLLPVLLSFLLLPFASLALTQDFCVADLSCSDTPAGYPCKASVSAGDFYYHGLAAAGNTSNLIKAAVTPAFVGQFPGVNGLGISAARLDIAVSGVVPLHTHPAASELLFVTQGTIAAGFITSSSNTVYTKTLYAGDIMVFPQGLLHYQYNAGTGAAVALVAFSGPNPGLQITDYALFANNLPSAVVEKVTFLDDAQVKKLKSVLGGSG from the coding sequence ATGGCCAAGATGGTGTTGCTCCCCGTGCTCCTGTCCTTCCTCCTCTTGCCCTTCGCTTCCCTCGCGCTGACGCAGGACTTCTGCGTCGCCGACCTGAGCTGCAGCGACACGCCCGCTGGGTACCCGTGCAAGGCCAGCGTCAGCGCCGGGGACTTCTACTACCACGGCCTGGCCGCCGCCGGCAACACCAGCAACCTCATCAAGGCCGCCGTGACCCCGGCCTTCGTCGGCCAGTTCCCGGGCGTCAACGGGCTCGGCATCTCCGCGGCCAGGCTAGACATCGCCGTGAGCGGCGTCGTGCCTCTCCACACCCACCCGGCCGCCTCCGAGCTCCTCTTCGTCACCCAGGGCACCATCGCCGCCGGCTTCATCACCTCCTCGTCCAACACCGTCTACACCAAGACGCTGTACGCGGGCGACATCATGGTGTTCCCTCAGGGCCTGCTCCACTACCAGTACAACGCCGGCACGGGCGCCGCGGTGGCTCTCGTCGCCTTCAGCGGCCCCAACCCCGGCCTGCAGATCACCGACTACGCGCTCTTCGCCAACAACCTCCCGTCGGCCGTCGTGGAGAAGGTGACCTTCTTGGACGATGCGCaggtgaagaagctcaagagtGTGCTCGGCGGCAGCGGCTAA